The Micromonospora sp. WMMD961 genome has a segment encoding these proteins:
- a CDS encoding CoA transferase — protein MMQHSTGPLAGLLVADFSRILAGPYATMLLADLGAQVIKVESPGGDDTRTWMPPTRDGASTYYLGINRNKRSIALDLKKPDDLAAAQELARRADVLIENFRPGGLTRFGLDYDSVTANNEKIVYASISGFGTGAGRDFPGYDLMVQAISGLMSLTGDPDGPPYRAGISVFDVMAGLHASIGILAALHHRGETGRGQHVEVNLLSSALSGLVNHSSGYVAGGTVPFRMGNAHPSLFPYEPLPTADGELVVIAGNDGQFRKLCQVLDLPGLPDDRRFGRNQDRTANREQLRPLLVERLAERTTDEWFRDLLAAGVPCAPINTIDGGVALAEELGLDPVVTVAHVPGVRNPITFSDTPARYELPPPALDEHGEEIRAWLKN, from the coding sequence ATGATGCAACATTCGACCGGACCGCTGGCCGGCCTGCTCGTCGCGGACTTCTCCCGGATCCTCGCCGGGCCGTACGCGACGATGCTCCTGGCCGACCTGGGCGCCCAGGTGATCAAAGTGGAGAGCCCCGGTGGCGACGACACCCGCACCTGGATGCCGCCCACCCGCGACGGGGCCTCGACGTACTACCTCGGCATCAACCGCAACAAGCGGTCGATCGCCCTGGACCTCAAGAAGCCTGACGACCTGGCCGCCGCGCAGGAGCTGGCCCGCCGCGCCGACGTGCTGATCGAGAACTTCCGGCCCGGTGGCCTCACCCGGTTCGGCCTCGACTACGACAGCGTCACCGCGAACAACGAGAAGATCGTGTACGCGAGCATCAGCGGCTTCGGCACCGGCGCCGGTCGGGACTTCCCCGGCTACGACCTCATGGTGCAGGCCATCTCGGGCCTGATGAGCCTCACCGGCGACCCGGACGGCCCGCCGTACCGGGCCGGGATCTCCGTCTTCGACGTGATGGCCGGGCTGCACGCGAGCATCGGCATCCTCGCCGCGCTACACCACCGTGGCGAGACCGGGCGAGGTCAGCACGTCGAAGTCAACCTGCTCAGCTCGGCGCTGTCCGGGTTGGTCAACCACTCCAGTGGCTACGTCGCCGGCGGCACCGTCCCGTTCCGGATGGGCAACGCGCATCCCAGCCTCTTCCCGTACGAGCCACTGCCCACCGCCGACGGCGAGCTGGTCGTCATAGCCGGCAACGACGGGCAGTTCCGCAAGCTCTGCCAGGTGCTCGACCTGCCCGGCCTGCCGGACGACAGGCGTTTCGGCCGCAACCAGGACCGCACGGCCAACCGCGAGCAGCTGCGGCCCCTGCTGGTCGAACGCCTCGCCGAGCGGACCACTGACGAGTGGTTCCGGGACCTGCTCGCCGCCGGCGTCCCGTGCGCGCCGATCAACACCATCGACGGCGGTGTCGCGCTCGCCGAGGAGCTGGGGCTCGACCCGGTCGTCACCGTCGCTCACGTGCCCGGCGTCCGCAACCCCATCACCTTCTCCGACACCCCGGCCCGGTACGAGCTGCCGCCGCCGGCGCTCGACGAACACGGCGAGGAGATCCGCGCGTGGCTGAAGAACTGA
- a CDS encoding amidohydrolase family protein yields MSATDRPVVFRNGLVLTMDDAHTVLPGADVLVIGGRIAQVGVGLTAPDDALEIDATGGILMPGMVDTHRHLWQTAMRGYGADWTLTQYFVWYYLESGKLFRPEDVYAGNLLGAIEAVDAGVTTTVDWSHGLQTPEHADAAVDALEAVDGRFVLAYGNIQQGPWEWATSPEFRDFHRRRIDGGKLAGFQLAFDVTGDPAFPERAAFEMARELGVAVTTHAGVWGATNDDGIRLMHENGFMTPSTVYVHAATLTQDSYNRIAATGGSVSVSTESEQSAGQGYPPTWQLRHHDIPVSLSMDTSVWWSGDLFSAMRSTLGADRSREHLEAHAKQETVTHCHLRAEQVVEWATRGGARALGMDATIGALTPGRQADVVLIKNDASPVMFPILNPHGHVVFQAQRADVHTVLVGGRVVKRDGRLVGVDLAAARARVASTIDHLRETMGEEAWQRGMNPDIPETAILENPYQYTEWDAGSAQWKH; encoded by the coding sequence ATGAGCGCAACCGACCGGCCGGTGGTCTTTCGTAACGGCCTGGTTCTCACCATGGACGACGCACACACCGTGCTGCCCGGCGCGGACGTGCTGGTCATCGGCGGCCGGATCGCGCAGGTCGGCGTCGGCCTCACCGCACCCGACGACGCCCTGGAGATCGACGCCACCGGCGGCATCCTCATGCCCGGCATGGTCGACACCCACCGGCACCTGTGGCAGACCGCGATGCGCGGGTACGGCGCCGACTGGACCCTGACGCAGTACTTCGTCTGGTACTACCTCGAATCCGGCAAGCTCTTCCGGCCCGAGGACGTCTACGCCGGCAACCTGCTCGGCGCGATCGAGGCGGTCGACGCCGGCGTCACCACCACCGTCGACTGGTCGCACGGTTTGCAGACACCCGAGCACGCCGACGCCGCCGTGGATGCACTGGAGGCGGTCGACGGGCGGTTCGTGCTCGCCTACGGCAACATCCAGCAGGGGCCGTGGGAGTGGGCCACCTCGCCGGAGTTCCGCGACTTCCACCGCCGCCGGATCGACGGTGGAAAGCTGGCCGGCTTCCAGCTGGCCTTCGACGTCACCGGCGACCCCGCCTTCCCGGAGCGGGCCGCGTTCGAGATGGCCCGGGAGTTGGGCGTCGCGGTGACCACCCACGCGGGCGTGTGGGGCGCCACCAACGACGACGGCATCCGGCTCATGCACGAGAACGGGTTCATGACCCCGTCGACCGTCTACGTGCACGCGGCGACGCTCACCCAGGACTCGTACAACCGGATCGCCGCGACCGGCGGCTCGGTCTCCGTCTCGACCGAGAGTGAGCAGAGCGCCGGCCAGGGTTACCCGCCCACCTGGCAGCTGCGCCACCACGACATCCCGGTGTCGCTGTCGATGGACACCAGCGTCTGGTGGAGCGGCGACCTCTTCTCCGCCATGCGGAGCACGCTCGGCGCGGACCGCTCCCGGGAGCACCTGGAGGCGCACGCCAAGCAGGAGACCGTCACCCACTGCCACCTGCGTGCCGAGCAGGTCGTCGAGTGGGCCACCCGGGGCGGCGCCCGCGCCCTCGGCATGGACGCCACCATCGGCGCCCTCACCCCCGGCCGGCAGGCCGACGTCGTCCTGATCAAGAACGACGCCTCGCCGGTGATGTTCCCGATCCTGAACCCGCACGGCCACGTCGTCTTCCAGGCCCAGCGTGCCGACGTGCACACAGTGCTGGTGGGCGGCCGGGTCGTGAAGCGGGACGGCCGTCTTGTCGGCGTCGACCTCGCCGCCGCGCGGGCCAGGGTGGCGTCGACCATCGACCACCTGCGCGAGACGATGGGGGAGGAGGCGTGGCAGCGCGGCATGAACCCGGACATCCCCGAGACCGCCATCCTGGAGAACCCGTACCAGTACACCGAGTGGGACGCCGGGTCGGCGCAATGGAAGCATTGA
- a CDS encoding IclR family transcriptional regulator C-terminal domain-containing protein: MSDNGRGAGPDFIEALARGLDVLRSFRPACPSMTLSEIAAATGLARPTVRRILITLESLGYVRAAGRGHTLTPRVLELGMAYVNALNMWDVARPHMENLVGQTNESTSMAQLDGSDIVYVARVAVPKIVTLGVTIGTRFPAPATSMGKVLLAALPPATLETVLAEPSRSGITPRWQPAPGELDAVLREVRAKGWALADQDLAPGIRSVATGVRDGDGRVVAAINVTVHAAETSLETLREEHLPRLLRAAADIGHDWALTAAVPVVTT, translated from the coding sequence ATGAGTGACAACGGAAGGGGCGCCGGGCCCGACTTCATCGAGGCCCTCGCGCGTGGCCTCGACGTCCTGCGCTCCTTCCGTCCCGCCTGCCCCTCGATGACGCTCAGCGAGATCGCCGCCGCCACCGGCCTGGCCCGCCCCACCGTCCGGCGCATCCTCATCACGCTCGAATCGCTGGGCTACGTCCGCGCGGCCGGCCGCGGCCACACCCTCACCCCGCGCGTCCTGGAGCTGGGGATGGCGTACGTCAACGCGCTGAACATGTGGGACGTGGCCCGGCCGCACATGGAGAACCTCGTCGGGCAGACCAACGAGTCGACCTCGATGGCCCAGCTCGACGGCAGCGACATCGTCTACGTCGCCCGGGTGGCCGTCCCCAAGATCGTCACGCTCGGTGTCACCATCGGCACCCGTTTCCCGGCCCCCGCGACGTCGATGGGCAAGGTGCTGCTCGCGGCCCTGCCACCGGCCACGCTGGAAACCGTCCTCGCCGAGCCGAGCCGCTCCGGCATCACGCCGCGCTGGCAGCCCGCACCGGGCGAACTCGACGCCGTGCTGCGCGAGGTCCGGGCCAAGGGCTGGGCGCTCGCCGACCAGGACCTGGCGCCGGGAATCCGGTCCGTCGCCACCGGCGTACGCGACGGCGACGGGCGGGTCGTCGCCGCCATCAACGTGACCGTGCACGCCGCCGAGACCTCCCTGGAGACCCTGCGCGAGGAGCACCTTCCGAGGCTGCTGCGCGCGGCCGCCGACATCGGGCACGACTGGGCGCTCACCGCCGCCGTGCCGGTGGTCACGACCTAG
- a CDS encoding citryl-CoA lyase, whose product MAEELSFPTGIGTSDPTTISLLGQDLAADLMGTVGFGELAYWLVAGRRPTPGEVRVFEAVLVALADHGFTPTAIAARLTYLSAPESLQGALAAGLLGGGSRFLGVTEDCGRFLADTLAEAGEVTDYDAVALDAVTRARQERRLVPGLGHPVHKEQDPRTPVLIRIATEEGVHGPHLRLFEAIGRVHPQVLGRTLPLNGAGVCGAALADLGLPVEMLRGFALLARAAGLLGHLAEERRRPLGMDIYRTVDRNAVYEP is encoded by the coding sequence GTGGCTGAAGAACTGAGCTTTCCCACCGGGATCGGCACCTCCGACCCGACCACCATCTCCCTGCTCGGGCAGGACCTGGCCGCCGACCTGATGGGAACCGTGGGCTTCGGCGAGCTGGCGTACTGGTTGGTCGCCGGCCGCCGGCCCACCCCGGGTGAGGTACGGGTCTTCGAGGCGGTGCTGGTGGCCCTCGCCGACCACGGCTTCACGCCCACGGCGATCGCCGCCCGGCTGACGTACCTGTCCGCGCCCGAGTCGTTGCAGGGTGCGCTCGCCGCCGGTCTGCTCGGCGGCGGCTCCCGCTTCCTCGGTGTCACCGAGGACTGTGGACGCTTCCTGGCCGACACGCTCGCCGAGGCCGGCGAGGTGACCGACTACGACGCGGTGGCGCTCGACGCGGTCACCCGGGCCAGGCAGGAGCGTCGGCTGGTCCCCGGGCTCGGGCACCCCGTACACAAGGAGCAGGACCCGCGCACCCCCGTGCTGATCCGGATCGCCACCGAGGAGGGTGTGCACGGCCCGCACCTGCGGCTGTTCGAGGCGATCGGACGCGTACACCCGCAGGTGCTCGGCCGCACCCTGCCGCTCAACGGTGCCGGAGTCTGCGGCGCGGCGCTGGCCGACCTCGGGCTCCCGGTCGAGATGCTGCGCGGCTTCGCCCTGCTGGCCCGCGCGGCGGGGCTGCTCGGGCACCTCGCCGAGGAGCGACGACGGCCGCTCGGCATGGACATCTACCGCACCGTCGACCGCAACGCCGTCTACGAACCCTGA
- a CDS encoding helix-turn-helix transcriptional regulator — protein sequence MDRAQLASFLRTRREALQPEDVGLPRGQRRRTGGLRREEVAALSGMSTDYYSRLEQQRGPHPSEQILAALARGLRLSLAERDHLFQLAGHAVPHRAVRADHVNPGMMRILDRMHDTPAQVVNHLGETLAQTAPAVALLGDETRYTGLARSAHHRWFTDPEARQLHPAEDHETQSRLLVAHLHASYIRDGRGSRAAALVDDLLAKSPEFTRLWQEHPVPGGYCPPKRFLHPEVGPMELHCQTLVDPDESQTLLVFTAVPGSESDDKLRLLSVIGGQIV from the coding sequence GTGGACCGCGCCCAACTTGCGAGTTTCCTGCGTACGCGGCGGGAGGCGCTGCAACCGGAGGACGTCGGACTGCCCCGGGGCCAACGCCGACGCACCGGTGGGCTGCGGCGCGAGGAAGTGGCCGCGCTGAGCGGTATGTCCACCGACTACTACAGCCGGCTGGAGCAGCAGCGCGGGCCGCACCCGTCGGAGCAGATACTCGCCGCGCTGGCTCGTGGCCTACGGCTCTCGCTGGCCGAACGAGACCACCTGTTCCAGCTCGCCGGGCACGCCGTTCCGCACCGCGCCGTACGGGCCGACCACGTCAACCCGGGGATGATGCGCATCCTCGACCGGATGCACGACACTCCGGCCCAGGTGGTGAACCACCTCGGCGAGACCCTGGCGCAGACCGCGCCCGCCGTCGCCCTGCTCGGTGACGAGACCCGGTACACCGGGCTGGCCCGCAGCGCCCACCACCGCTGGTTCACCGACCCGGAGGCACGACAGCTGCACCCCGCGGAGGACCACGAGACGCAGAGTCGACTCCTCGTGGCGCACCTGCACGCCTCCTACATTCGGGACGGCCGGGGTTCGCGGGCGGCCGCGCTCGTCGACGACCTGCTCGCCAAGAGCCCGGAGTTCACCCGCCTGTGGCAGGAGCACCCGGTGCCCGGCGGCTACTGCCCGCCGAAGCGCTTCCTGCACCCCGAGGTGGGGCCGATGGAGCTGCACTGCCAGACGCTGGTGGACCCGGACGAGTCCCAGACGCTGCTGGTCTTCACCGCCGTGCCCGGGTCGGAGAGCGACGACAAACTGCGGCTCCTCTCCGTCATTGGAGGGCAGATCGTCTGA
- a CDS encoding AraC family transcriptional regulator — MVTRPAGSQVSAWRPAVAGVAEVFHAHFVDHAYPRHVHDVWTLLIVDDGAVRYDLDRHRHGALPTSVTLLPPHVPHDGRAATADGFRKRVLYLDTSALGAELVGRAVDEPGVADPQLRDRIHQLHQVLAVPGDEFEAESRLALILDRLRQRFAQRASVSVQPAARGLAVRLRELLDARTIEGVTLREAAELLHAHPTHLVRTFTHAHGLPPHSYLTGRRVELARRLLLTGQRPAAAATEAGFFDQAHLTRHFRRYLGVSPARYLGAPNAGIRPDEGERS; from the coding sequence GTGGTCACCCGCCCGGCGGGCTCGCAGGTCAGCGCCTGGCGACCCGCCGTAGCCGGGGTCGCCGAGGTCTTCCACGCCCACTTCGTGGACCACGCCTACCCGCGGCACGTGCACGACGTCTGGACGCTGCTGATCGTCGACGACGGCGCGGTCCGCTACGACCTGGACCGGCACCGGCACGGCGCGCTGCCCACCTCGGTCACCCTGCTGCCGCCACACGTACCGCACGACGGCCGCGCGGCCACCGCCGACGGTTTCCGCAAGCGGGTCCTGTACCTCGACACCTCGGCGCTCGGTGCCGAGCTGGTCGGCCGGGCGGTGGACGAGCCTGGCGTGGCCGATCCGCAGCTACGGGACAGGATCCACCAGCTGCACCAGGTGCTCGCCGTGCCCGGAGACGAGTTCGAAGCCGAAAGTAGGCTCGCGCTCATCCTGGACCGGCTGCGTCAGCGGTTCGCCCAGCGTGCTTCGGTCAGCGTCCAACCGGCGGCACGCGGCCTCGCGGTCCGCCTGCGGGAGCTGCTGGACGCCCGGACCATCGAGGGCGTCACGCTGCGCGAGGCCGCCGAGTTGCTGCACGCCCACCCGACCCACCTGGTCCGGACGTTCACCCACGCGCACGGGCTGCCGCCACATTCGTACCTGACCGGTCGACGGGTCGAACTGGCTCGTCGCCTGCTCCTCACCGGGCAGCGGCCTGCCGCGGCCGCCACCGAGGCCGGCTTCTTCGATCAGGCGCACCTGACCCGCCACTTCCGGCGGTACCTGGGCGTCAGCCCGGCCCGCTACCTCGGCGCGCCCAACGCCGGGATCAGACCCGATGAGGGAGAGCGTTCGTAG
- a CDS encoding DUF2000 domain-containing protein has translation MTEPVQFPTKIAVLLRDDLVSWQRLNVTAFLVSGIAAAVPELIGEEYRDADGTPYLPMFGQPVLVFAGDRAALVGAHSRALARGLRLSIFTADLFATGNDRDNRAAVQAVGREKLDLVGLALHAPRNVVDKVLKGATMHP, from the coding sequence ATGACCGAACCCGTTCAATTTCCCACCAAGATCGCCGTGTTGCTCCGCGACGACCTGGTCAGCTGGCAGCGCCTGAACGTCACCGCGTTCCTGGTCAGTGGCATCGCCGCCGCGGTGCCGGAACTCATCGGCGAGGAGTACCGGGACGCGGACGGCACACCGTACCTGCCGATGTTCGGCCAGCCGGTGCTGGTCTTCGCCGGCGACCGGGCCGCGCTGGTCGGTGCGCACTCGCGCGCGCTCGCCCGCGGGCTGCGTCTGTCCATCTTCACCGCCGACCTGTTCGCCACCGGCAACGACCGGGACAACCGCGCCGCCGTGCAGGCGGTCGGGCGGGAGAAGCTCGACCTGGTGGGCCTGGCGCTGCACGCGCCCCGCAACGTGGTGGACAAGGTACTCAAGGGCGCGACCATGCACCCGTGA
- a CDS encoding extradiol ring-cleavage dioxygenase, which produces MASIVAVIASTHHPFYYRASTATGEDRPPFADEWTRKILAFRETLTRARPDVLVMVGSDHFHQLWLDNMPQFLVGKAPFYDANWYNEEREFGLPRMLLTGQEDLSGHILRAGLDAGFDLAFSNELRIDHSITCPIITLRPEADLPIVPIYTNIFAPPLPQPKRFVQLGQSIRDIVESWPSHLRVAVIGTGHLSLELGGPRQFGPHGPDPEFDQRAVEWIANGDLDECLREVTLDSLHSPGNATHGFMDFMLMMGVAGAGVKADYVDTLDLFHTMEAYFTWYPNGAPTA; this is translated from the coding sequence ATGGCCTCCATCGTCGCGGTCATCGCCTCCACCCACCACCCCTTCTACTACCGGGCCAGCACGGCGACCGGCGAGGATCGACCACCGTTCGCCGACGAGTGGACCCGCAAGATCCTGGCGTTCCGGGAGACGTTGACCCGGGCCCGACCCGACGTGCTGGTGATGGTCGGCTCCGACCACTTCCACCAGCTCTGGCTGGACAACATGCCGCAGTTCCTGGTCGGCAAGGCACCCTTCTACGACGCCAACTGGTACAACGAGGAGCGCGAGTTCGGGCTGCCCCGGATGTTGCTCACCGGCCAGGAGGACCTGTCCGGGCACATCCTGCGGGCCGGGCTCGACGCCGGCTTCGACCTCGCGTTCAGCAACGAGCTACGCATCGACCACAGCATCACCTGCCCGATCATCACGCTGCGGCCCGAGGCCGACCTGCCGATCGTGCCGATCTACACGAACATCTTCGCGCCGCCGCTGCCGCAGCCGAAGCGCTTCGTCCAGCTCGGCCAGAGCATCCGGGACATCGTCGAATCGTGGCCGTCGCACCTGCGGGTGGCCGTCATCGGGACCGGTCACCTCTCGCTGGAACTGGGCGGCCCCCGGCAGTTCGGCCCGCACGGCCCGGACCCGGAGTTCGACCAGCGGGCCGTCGAGTGGATCGCCAACGGCGACCTGGACGAGTGCCTGCGTGAGGTCACCCTGGACAGCCTGCACTCACCGGGCAACGCCACCCACGGCTTCATGGACTTCATGCTGATGATGGGCGTGGCCGGTGCCGGCGTGAAGGCCGACTACGTCGACACCCTCGATCTGTTCCACACCATGGAGGCGTACTTCACCTGGTACCCGAACGGAGCGCCGACGGCATGA
- a CDS encoding zinc-binding alcohol dehydrogenase family protein encodes MIRAAVLTTCGTAPTIAQRPAPVPADGAVTVTVEAVPITPLDVLCAGGTSYFGTPATPYVPGVQGVGRLADGSPVWFGTSAGMRSGVDGSMATTVAVPTVDVVALPAGVPLTLLAALGLSAVAAHAALTHAGGLAAGEQVVVLGAGGVVGQAAVQLALLGGARRVIAVARSAAARARAEELGAAVSVPLLPDDDVASMADRLRHAADGPVDLVLDPVFGVPAAAALRVLRPGGRLVNLGSAAGASAPIESAVLRGGALRMIGYTNNGLSTDERAAALTVVAGHAAAGRLTVDHEIVPFDAVADAWTRQDAGTTAGRIVLAL; translated from the coding sequence GTGATCCGCGCGGCAGTGCTCACCACCTGCGGCACCGCACCGACGATCGCCCAACGGCCGGCGCCCGTGCCGGCCGACGGTGCGGTGACGGTCACCGTCGAGGCCGTGCCGATCACCCCGCTGGACGTGCTCTGTGCCGGCGGCACCAGCTACTTCGGCACGCCGGCCACCCCGTACGTGCCGGGTGTGCAGGGGGTCGGTCGGCTCGCCGACGGCTCCCCCGTCTGGTTCGGCACGTCGGCCGGGATGCGCTCCGGCGTCGACGGCAGCATGGCGACCACTGTCGCCGTGCCCACCGTCGATGTGGTGGCGCTGCCGGCCGGCGTACCGCTGACCCTGCTCGCGGCCCTCGGTCTCTCCGCGGTCGCCGCACATGCGGCGCTGACCCACGCCGGCGGCCTGGCGGCCGGCGAGCAGGTCGTCGTGCTCGGGGCCGGGGGTGTGGTCGGTCAGGCCGCCGTCCAGCTCGCCCTGCTCGGCGGCGCCCGGCGCGTCATCGCCGTGGCCCGGTCGGCCGCCGCCCGGGCCCGCGCCGAGGAACTCGGCGCGGCCGTCTCCGTCCCGCTACTCCCCGACGACGATGTCGCGTCGATGGCCGACCGGCTGCGCCACGCCGCCGACGGGCCGGTCGACCTCGTCCTCGACCCGGTCTTCGGTGTGCCCGCCGCGGCGGCGCTGCGGGTGCTGCGCCCCGGTGGGCGGCTGGTCAACCTGGGTAGCGCGGCCGGCGCGTCGGCGCCCATCGAGTCTGCCGTGCTGCGCGGCGGCGCTCTGCGGATGATCGGCTACACCAACAACGGGCTGTCGACCGACGAGCGGGCCGCGGCGCTGACCGTGGTGGCCGGGCACGCGGCGGCCGGCCGGCTCACCGTCGACCACGAGATCGTGCCCTTCGACGCCGTCGCGGACGCCTGGACGCGGCAGGACGCCGGCACCACCGCCGGCCGGATCGTCCTCGCGCTCTGA
- a CDS encoding aldehyde dehydrogenase family protein, producing MTASTHSVAGHWIGGETVTGSAGGTLPVVNPATGEVVAETPAGTAADVHHAVAAARAAFPAWAATTPQHRADVLRRLGAGLAARTEEIAQAITAEMGSPIGMSRTAQVAFPAAVVESIAGLADDFAWTEEVGNSLIVREPIGVVGAITPWNFPLQQIVSKLAPALLAGDTVVFKPSENAPLTARILAEVAAEAGVPAGVFNVVYGTGATVGEAISAHPDIDMISFTGSTRAGQRISSVAAATVKRVALELGGKGANIILDDADLPTAVEQGLMMAFSNGGQVCGAWPRMLVPAARQDEVVALAVEAAKQYTVGDPNDEATRIGPMASEAHRQKVVGYIERGIADGARLVFGGPERPEGLTGGAYVQPTIFADVDPTSPIAQEEIFGPVLTIIPYADEEEAVAIANGTQYGLTSGVFGEPEHALAVARRLRVGQVDVNAGHWNPLAPFGGYRQSGNGREFGRFGLEEFLETKSIQR from the coding sequence ATGACAGCTTCCACCCACTCCGTCGCCGGCCACTGGATCGGCGGCGAGACCGTCACCGGCTCCGCCGGCGGCACCCTTCCCGTCGTGAACCCGGCCACCGGCGAGGTCGTCGCCGAGACCCCGGCCGGCACCGCCGCCGACGTCCACCACGCCGTCGCCGCGGCCCGGGCGGCCTTCCCCGCCTGGGCGGCGACCACACCGCAGCACCGGGCGGACGTGCTGCGTCGCCTCGGCGCCGGCCTCGCCGCCCGTACGGAGGAGATCGCCCAGGCGATCACCGCCGAGATGGGCTCTCCGATCGGCATGTCCCGCACCGCCCAGGTCGCGTTCCCGGCCGCGGTGGTCGAGTCCATCGCCGGCCTGGCCGACGACTTCGCCTGGACCGAGGAGGTCGGCAACTCACTGATCGTCCGCGAGCCGATCGGCGTGGTCGGCGCGATCACGCCGTGGAACTTCCCGCTTCAGCAGATCGTCTCCAAGCTGGCGCCAGCCCTGCTCGCCGGAGACACGGTGGTCTTCAAGCCGTCCGAGAACGCCCCGCTGACCGCGCGCATCCTCGCCGAGGTCGCCGCCGAGGCCGGCGTACCGGCGGGTGTGTTCAACGTCGTCTACGGCACCGGCGCGACCGTCGGCGAGGCGATCTCCGCCCACCCGGACATCGACATGATCTCGTTCACCGGCTCCACACGGGCCGGGCAGCGCATCTCCTCGGTGGCTGCGGCGACCGTCAAGCGGGTCGCGCTGGAACTGGGCGGCAAGGGCGCGAACATCATCCTCGACGACGCCGACCTGCCCACCGCGGTCGAGCAGGGCCTCATGATGGCGTTCAGCAACGGCGGTCAGGTCTGCGGCGCGTGGCCACGGATGCTGGTGCCCGCCGCTCGTCAGGACGAGGTCGTGGCGTTGGCCGTCGAGGCCGCGAAGCAGTACACCGTCGGTGACCCGAACGACGAGGCCACCCGGATCGGCCCGATGGCGTCCGAGGCCCACCGGCAGAAGGTCGTCGGGTACATCGAGCGGGGCATCGCCGACGGCGCCCGGCTCGTGTTCGGCGGCCCGGAGCGGCCCGAGGGGCTGACCGGCGGGGCCTACGTCCAGCCGACGATCTTCGCCGACGTGGACCCGACCTCACCGATCGCCCAGGAGGAGATCTTCGGCCCGGTCCTGACGATCATCCCGTACGCCGACGAGGAGGAGGCCGTGGCGATCGCCAACGGCACGCAGTACGGCCTGACCAGCGGCGTCTTCGGTGAGCCAGAACACGCTCTGGCAGTCGCCCGGCGGCTGCGCGTGGGACAGGTCGACGTGAACGCCGGCCACTGGAACCCTCTCGCACCCTTCGGTGGCTACCGGCAGTCCGGCAACGGTCGCGAGTTCGGCCGCTTCGGCCTGGAGGAGTTCCTGGAGACCAAGTCCATCCAGCGCTGA